One segment of Luteitalea sp. DNA contains the following:
- the galK gene encoding galactokinase translates to MDHSASPDTRARRAFARLFTSAPSSVVRSPGRVNLIGEHTDYNDGFVLPMAIDRAVWIAFRPITQAVVRLYSDDFDEWCELDLLELSHGRPAWSEYIKGVAWALRQQDLPLGGWEGVLAGDVPIGAGLSSSAALELAAARVFASVSHLTWDPVRMARAAQLAENQWVGLQCGIMDQLVAAAGRAGHALLMDCRSLALAAMPLPPGTAVIVLDTLTRRGLTDSPYNERRQQCEEAARALGVPALRDVSIAALEDHPRPLDGLMGRRARHVVSENERVLRAADALTGADAATFGRLMNESHCSLRDDFEVSSRALDVMVEAALQAGCYGARMTGGGFGGCVVALIDAGTIDAFTARVTERYLAQEGRPPDVYVCRATDGAAVTA, encoded by the coding sequence ATGGATCACTCCGCGTCGCCCGACACACGCGCACGCCGTGCGTTTGCGCGTCTATTCACCTCTGCACCGTCCAGTGTCGTGCGCTCGCCCGGCCGCGTCAACCTGATTGGCGAGCACACCGACTACAACGACGGCTTCGTGCTGCCAATGGCCATCGATCGGGCCGTCTGGATTGCGTTCCGGCCGATCACGCAAGCGGTCGTGCGTCTCTACTCGGACGACTTCGACGAGTGGTGTGAGCTCGATCTGCTGGAGCTTTCCCACGGCCGACCAGCCTGGTCCGAGTACATCAAGGGTGTTGCGTGGGCGCTTCGACAACAGGACCTCCCGCTCGGTGGATGGGAGGGTGTGCTGGCCGGCGATGTGCCAATCGGCGCCGGGCTCTCCTCGTCGGCTGCGTTGGAGCTCGCCGCGGCACGGGTCTTCGCGAGCGTCTCGCATCTGACGTGGGATCCGGTGCGCATGGCGAGGGCCGCGCAGCTCGCCGAGAATCAATGGGTCGGCCTGCAGTGCGGCATCATGGACCAGCTCGTGGCGGCTGCGGGCCGCGCCGGCCATGCATTGTTGATGGACTGCCGCTCGCTGGCGCTCGCCGCCATGCCGCTGCCGCCAGGCACGGCCGTCATTGTGCTCGATACGTTGACACGGCGCGGGCTCACCGACTCGCCGTACAACGAACGGAGGCAGCAGTGTGAAGAAGCGGCCCGGGCGCTCGGCGTGCCGGCGCTGCGCGACGTGAGCATCGCCGCGCTGGAGGACCACCCTCGACCGCTCGACGGTCTCATGGGCCGGCGCGCTCGGCACGTCGTCAGCGAGAACGAGCGCGTGCTGCGCGCCGCCGACGCGCTTACCGGCGCGGACGCCGCGACATTCGGCCGCTTGATGAACGAAAGCCACTGCAGCTTGCGAGACGACTTCGAAGTGTCCAGTCGCGCCCTGGACGTCATGGTGGAGGCTGCTCTGCAGGCCGGCTGCTACGGTGCGCGAATGACAGGTGGCGGCTTTGGTGGCTGTGTCGTTGCGCTCATCGACGCCGGAACGATCGACGCGTTCACCGCACGTGTTACCGAGCGATACCTGGCACAGGAGGGACGTCCACCGGATGTCTACGTCTGTCGAGCGACGGACGGCGCCGCCGTCACCGCTTGA